The proteins below come from a single Alosa sapidissima isolate fAloSap1 chromosome 23, fAloSap1.pri, whole genome shotgun sequence genomic window:
- the LOC121698819 gene encoding protein Shroom2-like isoform X3 yields MKMVDIVTQTMPAENEVHVARNFLTKILRSSMRRNDSASRPHSWHSSKVAETQTQRIAQNTEPEPIWQSKYSISSSSNDVSKCWDPAKQHQAPNQLTTVQNMEAVDPCPLTDTSSVSLPPSKHLSAVDLSTGAGAGTLRKRDSPHATLSMSSNSLDPGSGGGLSKSQAASLECMFYRGGQSEAGGQPERPRYLQLPVVSSCGRVSPRLEEQVSSRYSSSSTLSCVATAAGGGGGSRANINPVWNVPEAKKPTAPSPPPPPPPLRSDSFAATKVHEKGLTAPGALPGPDGPSAHPQQKAPQGRSAVERLVKGTESQQQQQQQQQSVQSGERGGPDARHGFLASQRSEVLPPYLSAEDYNANQIPLSKPSSLSSSDGRQGLAGPDYQRQHSDESSHLSLHPKGSSASYTTTTAAATPKHHSVGGYYRSLQELPTNTCSRGQARTSTASLSSNALDQSSDRGGGGGHVRYYCYTPLQQPTLTTVTAALQGCVQGKPEAWRDEAGPVGTQRAMKNKYPAAQQAFNGYGNKQASGQTASESPSAGLNVWMARSSSDERERMTSGGGADGHHGNRYSHGQQQQLQSHREPPADPWVSQECRKICPQQTPLLHSLSQENKLLTEKRSPPLTTTVPGPQDSPELGGGSGKQGRRSDRYATTLRNEIIIKRAQLQKSRSAAALSCPGEADDEAKPGAWKSPETSTSSDGSFSNTYKDHLKEAQARVLQATSFKRKDLELPGSEGTPATAAMLARRDLSVAEILSGKAGAVAGGNHVSRIGSRKRFPMSKRVHSFSEPDKINEVGVEGKGLTLDSVGSFIDRRMFFEGVAKPTFSKPAPKTGPQSSPEELHISAKAKGPPSHEEPAGSKVIGSSPPQGHHAHRGHLREHHSRHHSGKEHGWPKQEPPLQQQSPPLPPLSRLGTFAEYEATWNMQRKQSEARSSGRYHSAENILEPSAEDGNEAVCVHERSRSSPSADFYEQKMPLPARKLYLDRPADTHTMGVLAERGLAESRGVRERPAQPDHFLPPSEAAASRTDLEKRDVSTIAAPPADPRYHQPTPDPPPYPDHLRHVGVTAALEQPALPKKRGAAASALPQRLSPPRVDTPGPSVDMTVTSLRESSDLQTAGHSARGSSRSPGVGLVLPVPAMPTLASDATLKVSPCPEREVQAGSRLDEEWRALHQTALAALAPSLAHSPLPHPHTHPHGPASSPAALKGTAALTVPTTNATRSPSPQFAPQRLTDKPPAPTQDDLSSDKMGDASELSNVVKRVPVRIVHAETSLERKGRQYLLSNGAQGGPTTTTTTATTKTSPQSSFAPQEQSYSLFCAYSRQEEAEWEAHRGSSRPPQGTPGFPVAPTGATLNGQSRRSSLPAAATDAAVGDRSDDDVKREELARDIMGKDKSLADILDQSRMRTTMDLMGGIFPQGEQVLEGAQQRRRVAPKQTSPRAADESRRVEDDLATAVSVVSSSSYYSTSAPKAELLIKMKDMQEQMDEQDSEDELDYDLSSKKQELISSLSTKLQVLHEARESLQDDVQDNNALGQEVEATVQAVCKPNELDKFRMFIGDLDKVVSLLLSLSGRLARVENALNNLEEGASAEEKHALTEKRRLLIRQHEDAKELKENLDRRERLVYDILASYLSAERLADYEHFVKMKSALIIEQRKLEDKIKLGEEQLKCLRDSLPLEQRLMF; encoded by the exons ATGAAAATGGTTGATATCGTAACGCAAACAATGCCTGCCGAGAACGAGGTGCACGTGGCCCGGAACTTTCTTACGAAGATTCTGAGAAGTTCCATGAG GAGGAATGATTCTGCCAGCAGACCACACTCCTGGCATTCATCCAAAGTGGCCGAGACCCAGACCCAGAGGATAGCACAGAACACCGAACCAGAACCTATATGGCAGTCCAAATACAGCATAAG ctcTTCCTCTAATGACGTGTCTAAATGTTGGGACCCTGCAAAGCAGCATCAGGCACCAAATCAACTCACCACAGTCCAGAACATGGAAGCTGTGGACCCCTGTCCACTGACCGACACGTCCAGTGTGTCGTTACCCCCCTCCAAGCACCTCAGCGCTGTCGACCTGTCCACAGGAGCCGGCGCAGGGACACTCCGCAAGCGAGACTCCCCGCACGCGACCCTCTCCATGAGCTCCAACAGCCTAGACCCCGGCAGCGGCGGCGGCCTGTCCAAGAGCCAGGCGGCGTCCCTGGAGTGCATGTTCTACCGTGGCGGCCAGAGCGAGGCCGGGGGCCAGCCGGAGCGACCGCGCTACCTGCAGCTCCCCGTGGTCAGCAGCTGTGGTAGGGTCAGCCCGCGGCTGGAGGAGCAGGTGAGCTCCCGGTACTCCTCCTCGTCGACTTTGTCCTGCGTCGCCACTGCCgctggaggagggggaggttCGAGGGCGAACATCAACCCCGTGTGGAACGTTCCGGAAGCCAAGAAGCCTACGGCTCCGTCTCCgccaccaccccctcccccgcTGCGCAGCGACAGCTTCGCCGCCACCAAAGTCCACGAGAAGGGCTTGACCGCGCCCGGGGCTCTCCCTGGACCGGACGGTCCCTCTGCTCACCCGCAGCAGAAGGCTCCCCAGGGCAGGTCCGCTGTCGAACGGCTGGTCAAGGGCACCgagagccagcagcagcagcagcagcagcagcagagtgtCCAGTCTGGGGAGAGAGGTGGGCCGGACGCTCGCCATGGCTTCCTGGCGTCTCAGAGAAGCGAGGTGCTGCCCCCGTATCTCTCCGCCGAGGACTACAACGCCAACCAGATCCCCCTCAGCAAACCGAGCTCTCTGTCCAGCTCTGACGGACGGCAGGGCCTGGCTGGCCCTGACTACCAGCGGCAGCACAGCGACGAGAGCTCTCACCTCAGCCTGCACCCCAAAGGCTCGTCGGCATCGTACACCACAACCACGGCCGCCGCCACTCCGAAGCACCACAGCGTCGGGGGATACTACCGCAGCCTGCAGGAGCTGCCAACCAACACGTGCAGCCGAGGACAGGCCAGAACCTCCACCGCGTCGCTGTCCAGCAACGCCCTGGACCAGAGCTCTGACCGCGGCGGAGGTGGAGGGCACGTGAGGTACTACTGCTACACACCTCTGCAGCAGCCGACACTGACCACAGTAACAGCAGCTCTGCAGGGATGTGTTCAGGGCAAGCCGGAGGCCTGGAGAGACGAGGCCGGTCCAGTCGGGACACAGAGGGCCATGAAGAACAAGTACCCCGCCGCCCAGCAGGCTTTTAACGGCTACGGCAACAAGCAGGCGAGCGGTCAGACGGCCTCAGAGAGTCCGTCCGCTGGGCTCAACGTGTGGATGGCGCGGTCGAGCTCGGACGAGCGGGAGCGGATGACCAGTGGGGGCGGGGCAGAcggtcaccatggcaacaggtATTCTCACggtcagcagcagcagttgcAGTCGCACAGGGAGCCGCCGGCTGACCCGTGGGTGTCGCAGGAATGCCGTAAGATTTGCCCTCAGCAGACCCCTCTGCTCCACTCGCTGTCTCAGGAGAACAAGCTGCTGACCGAGAAACGATCGCCGCCCCTGACCACCACCGTTCCTGGTCCTCAAGACAGCCCAGAGCTGGGCGGTGGCAGCGGCAAGCAGGGTCGCCGGAGTGACCGCTACGCCACCACGCTGCGCAACGAGATTATCATCAAGCGGGCGCAGCTGCAGAAGAGCCGCAGCGCCGCCGCCCTGTCCTGTCCCGGGGAGGCGGACGACGAGGCCAAGCCCGGCGCCTGGAAGTCCCCCGAGACGTCCACTTCCTCTGACGGATCCTTCTCCAACACCTACAAGGACCACCTGAAGGAGGCGCAGGCGCGTGTGCTGCAGGCCACGTCCTTCAAACGGAAAGATCTAGAACTTCCTGGGAGCGAGGGCACGCCCGCCACCGCCGCCATGTTGGCGCGCCGAGATCTGAGCGTGGCTGAGATCCTGTCGGGTAAGGCCGGAGCTGTTGCCGGCGGCAACCACGTGTCACGCATCGGAAGCCGGAAGCGCTTCCCCATGAGCAAGCGCGTGCACTCGTTCTCCGAGCCGGACAAGATCAACGAGGTCGGTGTCGAGGGCAAAGGGCTGACCTTGGACTCGGTCGGCTCGTTCATCGACCGGCGCATGTTCTTCGAGGGAGTCGCCAAGCCGACGTTTTCCAAACCTGCTCCTAAGACAGGACCTCAGAGCTCACCTGAGGAGCTCCACATCAGCGCAAAGGCCAAAGGGCCACCCTCACACGAAGAGCCCGCTGGGTCGAAGGTCATAGGGTCGTCCCCGCCACAAGGCCACCACGCCCACAGAGGCCACCTCAGGGAGCACCACTCCAGACATCACTCAGGGAAAGAGCATGGTTGGCCCAAGCAGGAGCCCCCTCTGCAGCAGCAGTCGCCGCCACTGCCCCCGCTGTCGCGGTTGGGCACGTTCGCCGAGTACGAGGCCACCTGGAACATGCAGCGGAAACAGTCTGAGGCCAGGAGCTCGGGCAGGTACCACTCGGCTGAGAACATCCTGGAGCCGTCGGCAGAGGACGGGAACGAGGCTGTGTGTGTCCACGAGAGGTCCAGGTCATCCCCCTCTGCAGACTTCTATGAACAG AAAATGCCCCTGCCTGCCAGGAAACTCTATCTAGATCGGCCAGCTGACACCCACACCATGGG CGTGTTGGCCGAGAGGGGCCTGGCGGAGAGCAGGGGAGTACGAGAGCGTCCTGCCCAGCCTGACCACTTCCTGCCGCCCTCTGAGGCCGCGGCGTCCCGAACGGATCTCGAGAAGAGAGACGTGTCCACGATCGCTGCCCCCCCTGCGGACCCCCGGTACCACCAGCCTACGCCCGATCCCCCGCCGTACCCTGACCACTTGCGCCACGTCGGGGTCACCGCCGCCCTCGAGCAGCCCGCCCTCCCCAAAAAGAGGGGCGCAGCAGCTTCAGCGTTACCCCAGAGGCTCTCCCCGCCCAGAGTCGACACTCCGGGGCCCTCTGTGGACATGACTGTGACCTCGCTGAGAGAGTCCAGTGACCTCCAGACTGCTGGTCATTCCGCGAGGGGCAGCAGCAGGTCTCCCGGGGTGGGGTTGGTACTGCCAGTGCCCGCTATGCCCACGCTGGCATCGGACGCCACACTGAAGGTGTCCCCGtgcccagagagagaggtgcaggcGGGCAGCCGACTGGACGAGGAGTGGAGGGCCCTGCACCAGACCGCCCTGGCTGCCTTGGCACCGTCTCTGGCAcattctcctcttcctcatccacacactcatcctcacGGTCCTGCCTCCTCGCCCGCTGCCCTCAAGGGCACTGCTGCCCTAACGGTGCCCACTACCAATGCCACACGCTCACCCTCGCCACAGTTTGCCCCACAGAGACTGACCGACAAGCCCCCAGCACCCACACAGGATGACCTATCCAG TGATAAGATGGGTGACGCCTCGGAGCTGAGTAACGTTGTGAAGAGAGTCCCCGTCAGGATCGTCCACGCTGAGACCAGTCTGGAGCGGAAGGGCCGCCAGTACCTCCTCAGCAACGGAGCTCAGGGTgggccaacaacaacaacaacaacagcgacaACAAAAACAAGCCCTCAAAGCAGCTTCGCCCCCCAGGAGCAGTCCTACTCCCTCTTCTGTGCCTACTCACGGCAGGAGGAGGCGGAGTGGGAGGCGCACCGCGGCTCCTCCAGACCTCCTCAGGGGACCCCGGGCTTCCCTGTAGCCCCAACAGGGGCCACCCTGAACGGGCAGTCGAGAAGGAGCAGCCTGCCCGCCGCCGCCACCGACGCGGCGGTGGGCGATCGCTCAGATGACGACGTGAAGAGAGAGGAGCTGGCCCGGGACATCATGGGTAAGGACAAGTCGCTGGCGGACATCTTGGACCAGAGCCGCATGCGGACCACCATGGACCTGATGGGGGGCATCTTCCCGCAGGGCGAGCAGGTGCTGGAGGGGGCACAGCAGCGCCGACGAGTCGCCCCCAAACAGACGTCGCCCCGCGCCGCAGACGAGAG caggagGGTGGAGGATGACCTGGCAACGGCGGTGTCCGTGGTGAGTAGCTCCTCCTACTACAGCACGTCAGCGCCCAAGGCGGAGCTCCTGATTAAGATGAAGGACATGCAGGAGCAGATGGACGAGCAGGACTCCGAGGACGAGCTCGACTATGACCTCTCCAGCAAGAAG caAGAGCTGATCAGCAGCCTGAGTACGAAGCTGCAGGTGCTGCACGAGGCGCGTGAGAGCCTCCAGGATGACGTGCAGGACAATAACGCGCTGGGCCAGGAGGTGGAAGCCACCGTGCAGGCCGTCTGCAAGCCCAACGAGCTGGACAAGTTCCGCATGTTCATCGGGGACCTGGACAAGGTGGTCAGCCTGCTGCTGTCCCTCTCCGGCAGGCTGGCCCGCGTGGAGAACGCCCTCAACAACCTGGAGGAGGGGGCCTCAGCTGAGGAGAAG cACGCCCTGACCGAGAAGCGCAGGCTGCTGATTCGTCAGCACGAGGATGCCAAGGAGCTGAAGGAGAACCTGGACCGGCGCGAGCGACTGGTCTACGACATCCTGGCCAGCTACCTGAGCGCCGAGCGTCTGGCTGACTACGAGCACTTCGTCAAGATGAAGTCGGCACTCATCATCGAGCAGCGCAAGCTGGAGGACAAGATCAAACTGGGAGAGGAACAACTCAAGTGTCTGAGAGACAGCCTGCCTCTGGAGCAGAGACTCatgttctga
- the LOC121698819 gene encoding protein Shroom2-like isoform X1: MDIVVCPRTDFTRLANGLAGIGGPLITGASDAGCGLVETVLSGGAPWGFTLRGGREHGEPLLITKVEEGSKAAIAGLQVGDELVSINSVPLSGFRLEAICLVKSSHKTLTLTLKRRNDSASRPHSWHSSKVAETQTQRIAQNTEPEPIWQSKYSISSSSNDVSKCWDPAKQHQAPNQLTTVQNMEAVDPCPLTDTSSVSLPPSKHLSAVDLSTGAGAGTLRKRDSPHATLSMSSNSLDPGSGGGLSKSQAASLECMFYRGGQSEAGGQPERPRYLQLPVVSSCGRVSPRLEEQVSSRYSSSSTLSCVATAAGGGGGSRANINPVWNVPEAKKPTAPSPPPPPPPLRSDSFAATKVHEKGLTAPGALPGPDGPSAHPQQKAPQGRSAVERLVKGTESQQQQQQQQQSVQSGERGGPDARHGFLASQRSEVLPPYLSAEDYNANQIPLSKPSSLSSSDGRQGLAGPDYQRQHSDESSHLSLHPKGSSASYTTTTAAATPKHHSVGGYYRSLQELPTNTCSRGQARTSTASLSSNALDQSSDRGGGGGHVRYYCYTPLQQPTLTTVTAALQGCVQGKPEAWRDEAGPVGTQRAMKNKYPAAQQAFNGYGNKQASGQTASESPSAGLNVWMARSSSDERERMTSGGGADGHHGNRYSHGQQQQLQSHREPPADPWVSQECRKICPQQTPLLHSLSQENKLLTEKRSPPLTTTVPGPQDSPELGGGSGKQGRRSDRYATTLRNEIIIKRAQLQKSRSAAALSCPGEADDEAKPGAWKSPETSTSSDGSFSNTYKDHLKEAQARVLQATSFKRKDLELPGSEGTPATAAMLARRDLSVAEILSGKAGAVAGGNHVSRIGSRKRFPMSKRVHSFSEPDKINEVGVEGKGLTLDSVGSFIDRRMFFEGVAKPTFSKPAPKTGPQSSPEELHISAKAKGPPSHEEPAGSKVIGSSPPQGHHAHRGHLREHHSRHHSGKEHGWPKQEPPLQQQSPPLPPLSRLGTFAEYEATWNMQRKQSEARSSGRYHSAENILEPSAEDGNEAVCVHERSRSSPSADFYEQKMPLPARKLYLDRPADTHTMGVLAERGLAESRGVRERPAQPDHFLPPSEAAASRTDLEKRDVSTIAAPPADPRYHQPTPDPPPYPDHLRHVGVTAALEQPALPKKRGAAASALPQRLSPPRVDTPGPSVDMTVTSLRESSDLQTAGHSARGSSRSPGVGLVLPVPAMPTLASDATLKVSPCPEREVQAGSRLDEEWRALHQTALAALAPSLAHSPLPHPHTHPHGPASSPAALKGTAALTVPTTNATRSPSPQFAPQRLTDKPPAPTQDDLSSDKMGDASELSNVVKRVPVRIVHAETSLERKGRQYLLSNGAQGGPTTTTTTATTKTSPQSSFAPQEQSYSLFCAYSRQEEAEWEAHRGSSRPPQGTPGFPVAPTGATLNGQSRRSSLPAAATDAAVGDRSDDDVKREELARDIMGKDKSLADILDQSRMRTTMDLMGGIFPQGEQVLEGAQQRRRVAPKQTSPRAADESRRVEDDLATAVSVVSSSSYYSTSAPKAELLIKMKDMQEQMDEQDSEDELDYDLSSKKQELISSLSTKLQVLHEARESLQDDVQDNNALGQEVEATVQAVCKPNELDKFRMFIGDLDKVVSLLLSLSGRLARVENALNNLEEGASAEEKHALTEKRRLLIRQHEDAKELKENLDRRERLVYDILASYLSAERLADYEHFVKMKSALIIEQRKLEDKIKLGEEQLKCLRDSLPLEQRLMF; encoded by the exons GAGGAATGATTCTGCCAGCAGACCACACTCCTGGCATTCATCCAAAGTGGCCGAGACCCAGACCCAGAGGATAGCACAGAACACCGAACCAGAACCTATATGGCAGTCCAAATACAGCATAAG ctcTTCCTCTAATGACGTGTCTAAATGTTGGGACCCTGCAAAGCAGCATCAGGCACCAAATCAACTCACCACAGTCCAGAACATGGAAGCTGTGGACCCCTGTCCACTGACCGACACGTCCAGTGTGTCGTTACCCCCCTCCAAGCACCTCAGCGCTGTCGACCTGTCCACAGGAGCCGGCGCAGGGACACTCCGCAAGCGAGACTCCCCGCACGCGACCCTCTCCATGAGCTCCAACAGCCTAGACCCCGGCAGCGGCGGCGGCCTGTCCAAGAGCCAGGCGGCGTCCCTGGAGTGCATGTTCTACCGTGGCGGCCAGAGCGAGGCCGGGGGCCAGCCGGAGCGACCGCGCTACCTGCAGCTCCCCGTGGTCAGCAGCTGTGGTAGGGTCAGCCCGCGGCTGGAGGAGCAGGTGAGCTCCCGGTACTCCTCCTCGTCGACTTTGTCCTGCGTCGCCACTGCCgctggaggagggggaggttCGAGGGCGAACATCAACCCCGTGTGGAACGTTCCGGAAGCCAAGAAGCCTACGGCTCCGTCTCCgccaccaccccctcccccgcTGCGCAGCGACAGCTTCGCCGCCACCAAAGTCCACGAGAAGGGCTTGACCGCGCCCGGGGCTCTCCCTGGACCGGACGGTCCCTCTGCTCACCCGCAGCAGAAGGCTCCCCAGGGCAGGTCCGCTGTCGAACGGCTGGTCAAGGGCACCgagagccagcagcagcagcagcagcagcagcagagtgtCCAGTCTGGGGAGAGAGGTGGGCCGGACGCTCGCCATGGCTTCCTGGCGTCTCAGAGAAGCGAGGTGCTGCCCCCGTATCTCTCCGCCGAGGACTACAACGCCAACCAGATCCCCCTCAGCAAACCGAGCTCTCTGTCCAGCTCTGACGGACGGCAGGGCCTGGCTGGCCCTGACTACCAGCGGCAGCACAGCGACGAGAGCTCTCACCTCAGCCTGCACCCCAAAGGCTCGTCGGCATCGTACACCACAACCACGGCCGCCGCCACTCCGAAGCACCACAGCGTCGGGGGATACTACCGCAGCCTGCAGGAGCTGCCAACCAACACGTGCAGCCGAGGACAGGCCAGAACCTCCACCGCGTCGCTGTCCAGCAACGCCCTGGACCAGAGCTCTGACCGCGGCGGAGGTGGAGGGCACGTGAGGTACTACTGCTACACACCTCTGCAGCAGCCGACACTGACCACAGTAACAGCAGCTCTGCAGGGATGTGTTCAGGGCAAGCCGGAGGCCTGGAGAGACGAGGCCGGTCCAGTCGGGACACAGAGGGCCATGAAGAACAAGTACCCCGCCGCCCAGCAGGCTTTTAACGGCTACGGCAACAAGCAGGCGAGCGGTCAGACGGCCTCAGAGAGTCCGTCCGCTGGGCTCAACGTGTGGATGGCGCGGTCGAGCTCGGACGAGCGGGAGCGGATGACCAGTGGGGGCGGGGCAGAcggtcaccatggcaacaggtATTCTCACggtcagcagcagcagttgcAGTCGCACAGGGAGCCGCCGGCTGACCCGTGGGTGTCGCAGGAATGCCGTAAGATTTGCCCTCAGCAGACCCCTCTGCTCCACTCGCTGTCTCAGGAGAACAAGCTGCTGACCGAGAAACGATCGCCGCCCCTGACCACCACCGTTCCTGGTCCTCAAGACAGCCCAGAGCTGGGCGGTGGCAGCGGCAAGCAGGGTCGCCGGAGTGACCGCTACGCCACCACGCTGCGCAACGAGATTATCATCAAGCGGGCGCAGCTGCAGAAGAGCCGCAGCGCCGCCGCCCTGTCCTGTCCCGGGGAGGCGGACGACGAGGCCAAGCCCGGCGCCTGGAAGTCCCCCGAGACGTCCACTTCCTCTGACGGATCCTTCTCCAACACCTACAAGGACCACCTGAAGGAGGCGCAGGCGCGTGTGCTGCAGGCCACGTCCTTCAAACGGAAAGATCTAGAACTTCCTGGGAGCGAGGGCACGCCCGCCACCGCCGCCATGTTGGCGCGCCGAGATCTGAGCGTGGCTGAGATCCTGTCGGGTAAGGCCGGAGCTGTTGCCGGCGGCAACCACGTGTCACGCATCGGAAGCCGGAAGCGCTTCCCCATGAGCAAGCGCGTGCACTCGTTCTCCGAGCCGGACAAGATCAACGAGGTCGGTGTCGAGGGCAAAGGGCTGACCTTGGACTCGGTCGGCTCGTTCATCGACCGGCGCATGTTCTTCGAGGGAGTCGCCAAGCCGACGTTTTCCAAACCTGCTCCTAAGACAGGACCTCAGAGCTCACCTGAGGAGCTCCACATCAGCGCAAAGGCCAAAGGGCCACCCTCACACGAAGAGCCCGCTGGGTCGAAGGTCATAGGGTCGTCCCCGCCACAAGGCCACCACGCCCACAGAGGCCACCTCAGGGAGCACCACTCCAGACATCACTCAGGGAAAGAGCATGGTTGGCCCAAGCAGGAGCCCCCTCTGCAGCAGCAGTCGCCGCCACTGCCCCCGCTGTCGCGGTTGGGCACGTTCGCCGAGTACGAGGCCACCTGGAACATGCAGCGGAAACAGTCTGAGGCCAGGAGCTCGGGCAGGTACCACTCGGCTGAGAACATCCTGGAGCCGTCGGCAGAGGACGGGAACGAGGCTGTGTGTGTCCACGAGAGGTCCAGGTCATCCCCCTCTGCAGACTTCTATGAACAG AAAATGCCCCTGCCTGCCAGGAAACTCTATCTAGATCGGCCAGCTGACACCCACACCATGGG CGTGTTGGCCGAGAGGGGCCTGGCGGAGAGCAGGGGAGTACGAGAGCGTCCTGCCCAGCCTGACCACTTCCTGCCGCCCTCTGAGGCCGCGGCGTCCCGAACGGATCTCGAGAAGAGAGACGTGTCCACGATCGCTGCCCCCCCTGCGGACCCCCGGTACCACCAGCCTACGCCCGATCCCCCGCCGTACCCTGACCACTTGCGCCACGTCGGGGTCACCGCCGCCCTCGAGCAGCCCGCCCTCCCCAAAAAGAGGGGCGCAGCAGCTTCAGCGTTACCCCAGAGGCTCTCCCCGCCCAGAGTCGACACTCCGGGGCCCTCTGTGGACATGACTGTGACCTCGCTGAGAGAGTCCAGTGACCTCCAGACTGCTGGTCATTCCGCGAGGGGCAGCAGCAGGTCTCCCGGGGTGGGGTTGGTACTGCCAGTGCCCGCTATGCCCACGCTGGCATCGGACGCCACACTGAAGGTGTCCCCGtgcccagagagagaggtgcaggcGGGCAGCCGACTGGACGAGGAGTGGAGGGCCCTGCACCAGACCGCCCTGGCTGCCTTGGCACCGTCTCTGGCAcattctcctcttcctcatccacacactcatcctcacGGTCCTGCCTCCTCGCCCGCTGCCCTCAAGGGCACTGCTGCCCTAACGGTGCCCACTACCAATGCCACACGCTCACCCTCGCCACAGTTTGCCCCACAGAGACTGACCGACAAGCCCCCAGCACCCACACAGGATGACCTATCCAG TGATAAGATGGGTGACGCCTCGGAGCTGAGTAACGTTGTGAAGAGAGTCCCCGTCAGGATCGTCCACGCTGAGACCAGTCTGGAGCGGAAGGGCCGCCAGTACCTCCTCAGCAACGGAGCTCAGGGTgggccaacaacaacaacaacaacagcgacaACAAAAACAAGCCCTCAAAGCAGCTTCGCCCCCCAGGAGCAGTCCTACTCCCTCTTCTGTGCCTACTCACGGCAGGAGGAGGCGGAGTGGGAGGCGCACCGCGGCTCCTCCAGACCTCCTCAGGGGACCCCGGGCTTCCCTGTAGCCCCAACAGGGGCCACCCTGAACGGGCAGTCGAGAAGGAGCAGCCTGCCCGCCGCCGCCACCGACGCGGCGGTGGGCGATCGCTCAGATGACGACGTGAAGAGAGAGGAGCTGGCCCGGGACATCATGGGTAAGGACAAGTCGCTGGCGGACATCTTGGACCAGAGCCGCATGCGGACCACCATGGACCTGATGGGGGGCATCTTCCCGCAGGGCGAGCAGGTGCTGGAGGGGGCACAGCAGCGCCGACGAGTCGCCCCCAAACAGACGTCGCCCCGCGCCGCAGACGAGAG caggagGGTGGAGGATGACCTGGCAACGGCGGTGTCCGTGGTGAGTAGCTCCTCCTACTACAGCACGTCAGCGCCCAAGGCGGAGCTCCTGATTAAGATGAAGGACATGCAGGAGCAGATGGACGAGCAGGACTCCGAGGACGAGCTCGACTATGACCTCTCCAGCAAGAAG caAGAGCTGATCAGCAGCCTGAGTACGAAGCTGCAGGTGCTGCACGAGGCGCGTGAGAGCCTCCAGGATGACGTGCAGGACAATAACGCGCTGGGCCAGGAGGTGGAAGCCACCGTGCAGGCCGTCTGCAAGCCCAACGAGCTGGACAAGTTCCGCATGTTCATCGGGGACCTGGACAAGGTGGTCAGCCTGCTGCTGTCCCTCTCCGGCAGGCTGGCCCGCGTGGAGAACGCCCTCAACAACCTGGAGGAGGGGGCCTCAGCTGAGGAGAAG cACGCCCTGACCGAGAAGCGCAGGCTGCTGATTCGTCAGCACGAGGATGCCAAGGAGCTGAAGGAGAACCTGGACCGGCGCGAGCGACTGGTCTACGACATCCTGGCCAGCTACCTGAGCGCCGAGCGTCTGGCTGACTACGAGCACTTCGTCAAGATGAAGTCGGCACTCATCATCGAGCAGCGCAAGCTGGAGGACAAGATCAAACTGGGAGAGGAACAACTCAAGTGTCTGAGAGACAGCCTGCCTCTGGAGCAGAGACTCatgttctga